GCTGATGATATAAGGTAATTAATACCAATATTATCACCCCACATAACCATTTTTAATCAACACACACTATCTATAACAGCAGGTGAGGAAAGGAATGAAGAAAGATGGGGATGTGCCCGATTTGCAATGGCTTCAGGACCATTACTCCTCCATGCCCAAACTGCAGCAACAGCATGGAGAACAATGGAAGGGAAGCAGACTATTATGATGATTACAGTCCATATATGCCGATTGACCAAATGAAGCTTGAGGATGGGTATCCTGCTGATTTTGCAGAGGAGCAATGCCCTCATTTGTTTAAATGTCCAAACTGCGGGGCAAGCGAGGTATTCTTAATTGAAGAATGAATCATGCATGTAGTAAAAAAAAAGCAACCGCAATGGTTGCTTTTTTTCTCCATTATGGGCGGATCCTAACTTCTGTTTCTGCATCGAAGAAGTGGACTTTGTTCATGTCGAATGCTAGTTCCATTACTTGTCCTGGTTCTACATCGGTACGTGAATCTACACGAGCAACGAAATCCTGGCCTTCAAATTGTGAGTAAATCATTGTTTCTGCACCAGTCAATTCGGATACTTCAACTGTTGCTTTAACAGTTGAACCCTGTGAAGCATCAATGAATACCGGCTCATCATGAAGATCCTCTGGTCTAACGCCAAGGATGATATCTTTGCCGACATATCCTTGTGAGCGAAGGACTTTCATCTTTCCTTCTGGAATCGCGATTGACGAGTTATTGACAGTGAATTTACCCTCTTCAAGCTTACCATTGAAGAAGTTCATGGAAGGAGAGCCAATGAAGCCGCCTACGAAGACATTTTCCGGGTTTTCGTAAACTTCTTTTGGAGCTCCAACCTGCTGGATCACGCCATCCTTCATGACAACAAGGCGAGTTGCCATTGTCATCGCTTCAGTCTGGTCATGGGTTACATAAATAGTAGTTGTGTCCAGGCGGCGGTGAAGTTTTGCGATTTCAGCACGCATCTGTACACGAAGCTTTGCATCAAGGTTTGATAAAGGTTCGTCCATCAAGAATACTTTTGCGTCACGGACGATTGCACGGCCCAAAGCAACACGCTGGCGCTGGCCGCCGGAAAGTGCTTTTGGCTTGCGGTCCAGGTAAGGCTCAAGACCAAGAATCTTCGCTGCCTCTTTAACTCGGCGGTCAATTTCGTCTTTCGGAAACTTGCGAAGCTTCAATCCGAAAGCCATGTTATCGTAAACCGTCATGTGCGGATATAGTGCATAGTTCTGGAAAACCATTGCGATATCACGATCTTTTGGAGGAACGTCGTTCACGCGCTTTCCATCGATGTAGAAATCACCTTTTGAGATTTCTTCAAGACCTGCGATCATACGAAGTGTCGTAGATTTACCGCAGCCAGATGGTCCAACGAATACAATGAATTCTTTATCCTGGATATGAAGGTTGAAATCCTCAACAGCAGTTACTTTGTTATCATAGATTTTATAAATATTGTCTAATTTTAACTCGGCCATTTTTTAAGCCTCCCTGATTGTTTGACTACAAGAACAGTTTAGCGAAAATGCCATTCATTTATCATCGGCAGGATGCACAAAAAACATGAAAGCCCTTTTATGCAGTTTGTTCAAAGAATATGAAAGCGCTGGCCTTATCGCATTTCAACATAGAGGCCGGAAAGATAAACCATCACTGCCGCATCAAAATCCTTTAAGTTCACTCCGGTTCTTTCCGTGAACTTGTCCAATCTGTACTGGAGGGTATTTCGGTGAACATACAATTTTTTAGCCGCAAGTGAGACATTAGAATTGCTTTCAAGATACATCTTGATAGTAGCCATTAATTCTTTCTCTTCACTAAATGCCTCGAGTATCGAATAGCTAAGTATATCCTTCAAATGATCAGGCAGTTGTGATGCCAGCAGCCTGGGGAATGCCTTTTCAAATGTGTACACATCTACTCGGTTTGTAAGTTTTAA
The nucleotide sequence above comes from Mesobacillus jeotgali. Encoded proteins:
- a CDS encoding ABC transporter ATP-binding protein, producing MAELKLDNIYKIYDNKVTAVEDFNLHIQDKEFIVFVGPSGCGKSTTLRMIAGLEEISKGDFYIDGKRVNDVPPKDRDIAMVFQNYALYPHMTVYDNMAFGLKLRKFPKDEIDRRVKEAAKILGLEPYLDRKPKALSGGQRQRVALGRAIVRDAKVFLMDEPLSNLDAKLRVQMRAEIAKLHRRLDTTTIYVTHDQTEAMTMATRLVVMKDGVIQQVGAPKEVYENPENVFVGGFIGSPSMNFFNGKLEEGKFTVNNSSIAIPEGKMKVLRSQGYVGKDIILGVRPEDLHDEPVFIDASQGSTVKATVEVSELTGAETMIYSQFEGQDFVARVDSRTDVEPGQVMELAFDMNKVHFFDAETEVRIRP